From the Bacteroidales bacterium genome, the window GGTACGATCCTGCCTGCGGCATTGGTCACGAGATGATCATATTTTTTCATTCTGCTTTCCTCCAGTTTTGTGATAACTTACCCATACTGACCGCTGTGGCAATGGTTTTCAATGCCCGTTTGACGACAGGCGGATCGATCATTTTTGAACCCAGCGACACCACGCCCAATCCTTTTGCTTCGGCTTCATCAAAAGCCGTGACGATCCTTTTTGCTTTTTCGATCTCCTCGATGCCCGGAGCATAGTTTTCGTGGATCACCCTGATCTGCCGGGGATGGATGCATCCCATGCCGTCGTAGCCCAGTGCTTTTGAGCGAAGGACGGTTTGCCGGAGACCTTCCGTGTCATCCACGTCAGAAAACACGGAATCGATGGCCTGCAGTCCGGCTGCGCGGCAGGCTGTCACCAGCTGGCAGCGGGCGAAAAAGGATTCGGTTCCCTCCACGGTGCGACGCGTGCCAAGATCGGCCGTGTAGTCTTCCAATCCGATGGCCATGGCTACCACATTTTCAGCTGCCGTGGCAATCTCATAGGCTTTGACCACACCCAGGGCGCTCTCGATGATGGGCATCAGCCAGATCTGGGTCTTTATGCCCAATCTGTCACCAATGAGCCGTATGCGCTCGTTCACCTGTTGAATCTGCGTTGCACTTTCACACTTGGGAACAAGGATCAGGTTGACATTGTGCGGGACGAGGAATTCCAAATCATCCAGGCCTTTTGGCACCTGGTTGATGCGGACCATCCGCTCCGCTCCGTAAAAATTCAGTTGCAGCAGTGCATTCCTGACCACAAAACGGGCTTCGTATTTCCGGTCGTGAGCCACGGCATCCTCCAGGTCAAGAATGATGCCGTCAGGGTGATGGATCCCTGCATTGATCATCAGGCTGGGTGTGTTCCCCGGTAAATAAAGCCTGGATATGCGCTGCCTGTCCCTCTGCGTCTGGTAACGGTTCTCAGGGATCAGTTCCATAAGGTACTCCTTGTCAGACGGGATCAGCAATCTCACTGCGGCCTCGATGCGTGCTGCCAGCACAAAGGGCAGGGCTCCGCTATCTTCAATGGTCAGCTGTGCATCCGTGATGCCATAATAGGTCAGCATTTCCCCGGCCAGATCACTGATAGCCTTACCGTATAATGCTTTGACCTTACTCAGGGATTGTATGACCAACCCACCCGTCTCTGTAAGTTCAAGGGTGACGAAACAATCCGAGCGTACCCGCTCTCCTTTGTTTCCCACCTGCGCGATCGTGTTGTTCATATGATTATAAGGTTATATGTTGCAAGTCACAAACTACAAGCTGCAAGCCTATTTATAAATATTTCATCCTACATTCTTTATCCTTCATAATATATCTCTCCGCTCCCATTGTGCCTCCAAAATTAGTCATTTCTCCCCCTAGCCACAGATCTAATGAAAAAATTCAGAATGTATCTTATGTAATTTATTGAAATACTGGCAAATAAGCCATTCACAATCTCCTTTTTCATAGTATTTTATTGATCATGGCTCAGAAAAATTGAAAATGGAATAATTATTGGTAAAACAGCCGCCGAAAATTTATATAGAAATTTTTCTAACGGGAAAATTTTTATGTAATTTTGCCGAAAATTCATGTGTAACTTTTAATCCTTAAAAATTATTCATTATGAAGAAGTTAGTTTATTTGTTTGCATTTCTGATGGTCAGTGGCCTTTTTTTCATGAGCTCCTGCACGGATGAAGAAGAGGGTGATCTAAAACCGACCGTCAACTTCAAAGGTGGTGCAGGATATGTCAGTGAGGATATCACACTGGATACGGAAGAAGACTTTACCATTGGACTCACGGCTGCCTCCAATTCTTCCTCCGGTGCCAATCTGTCACTGCTGGAACTCACCCGGGTCTATAACAATGCGACCTGGTTTACATGGGATACAGCCATCAATGTCTCCTATTACAGTATTGACATCACCCTGACATCGCTCAATGTGGAAGGAACTGAGAAAATAAATATCAAGGTAACGGATAAAGACGGACAGTCAAGTGAAATTTCGCTGAACATCACTACCGAAAGTTCTGCCGGTCCGATCACTGCCTATGATCAGAAGATCCTCGGATCCTATCAGAGTTCAACGGGTAGTTCTTTTGCATCGGTCGACGGCACCATTTATTCACTGGCAGAAGCCAAAGCCAACCAGAGCAAGGTCGACTGGCTGTATTTCTACGGAGCTGCGGATCTGGCAACCCTGGCTGCTCCTGATGATGCGCATGCAGCCCTTGTTTTCAACAATGCCACCAACGGACTCCAGACATGGACCACCAAAAATGCGACACGCCTAAGAAAGGTAACCACCGCCATTGACTGGAATGCCATCACTGATGACTCCATCATTATGCAGGAAGCTGCCACAGAACCTGATCAAACACGTATTGCTACCCTTGCCGTTGGTGATGTGCTTCTTTTCAAGACCGTAACCGCAAAATACGGGATGATCAAAGTCAACAACATTGCAGTGGGTGCTGATGGAACCATTGATATTTCAGTAAAGGTTCAGCAATAACCTGCTCTTATATTACATTGCATTATCCAATCTAAAGAAGCTGTCCCGGAATTGGGCCAGCTTCTTTTTTTTTATACATTTGTGGTAAGGTCCGGGCTGGAAAGGTAAGGAAGCCGCTTTGGGTCAAGTCATAGGTAATATGGAGTTCAACAGACAGCAGGCAAATCGTTCCGTGAAAAAGAAGGTCCATTTCATCATCAATCCTGTTTCCGGAACAGGAAGACACGATGACCTGGTAACGGCCATTGACCAGAACATGGATGCAGACCGTTATGACTGCACGGTTAGCGTCTCCGACTCTCCACGCCACGCCATTCAACTTGCCGTACAGGCCATCGAAGCTGATGCGGATGCCATTGTCACTGCCGGGGGGGATGGATCTATCAATGAAATTGCTCAAACCATCGTCGGGAAAAAGATAGCCCTCGGTATCATTCCGTCCGGATCCGGTAACGGACTGGCCCACCATCTCCGTATTCCCTTCCGGATCAACAAGGCATTTGAGGTGATCAATGCCTTCAGGGTCAAAACGATCGATACCCTTCAGGTTAACGGGAAAACCTGCGTCAGCATTGCCGGAGTAGGATTTGACACTGTTGTGGCACAGAAGTTCCAATTGGACGCACACCGAGGCTTTCAGGCGTATTTCAGGATCATCCTCAGCGAATACCCGCTTTATAAACCCCGGAAATATACGCTCTGGATCGACGGTGTCAAACACAGGGAAAAAGCCCTTTTCATTAGTTTCGCCAATTCCAGTCAGTTCGGGTACAACGCCTATATTGCTCCCCGCGCCGAGGTGGACGATGGATGGATGGAAGTGTGCGTGGTACGTAAGGTACCCATGGCAAAAGTAGCCCTTGTGGTCAACTTGCTGTTCCTGAAACAAATTGACAGGTCGAGATACGTCCAGATCATCAGAGGAAAACACGCAATTTTGAAGGGGAACAACGAGGGTCTGGTCAACGTTGACGGTGAAATAGAGCCTCTGGGCGACGAGCTGGAAATTGTGGTAAACCCCCTGTCACTCGATGTGATCGTTCCCTGAAATAAAATTTATCCCATGAATGAAAGTTCTGCCTTATTAGCCGACAAATTCGACGTGATCGTCAAAGAATGGCTTCTTGGAAAAGGATTGACCGAATACAACGCCAATCTGCTCAAGGAAGTGATTGAGGTTCTGGTTATCCTTTTGTTTGCCACCATTGCCTTTTTTATCATAAAGAAGATCCTTATTGTTATCTTTCACCGCATCACGAAAAAGACACCCACCAAATGGGATGACATCCTTTTCCGGAAAAAATTCTTCAACCGGCTCTCGTACCTGATCCCTGCCTACATTGTCCTGCAACTGATCCCGCTGGCTCTGACTGAATATTCAAGGCTGTCCCTGGTCCTGATCCGGGGGGTGGAAATCTATATGCTGGTCGTCACGAGCCTCATCTTCAATTCCTTTTTGAATTCGGCCGACAGGATCTATCAGGATTATGAAATGGCAAAGTCACGGCCCATCAAGGGGTACCTCCAGGTTGCCAAAATGGTCATTTATATCATCATAGGTATCCTGATCTTCTCCATCCTGATCGGGAAATCTCCCATTGCCCTGCTGGCGGGAATGGGAGCGATATCTGCCGTACTGATGCTGATCTTCAAGGATCCCATCCTGGGCTTTGTCGGAGGCATCCAGCTGGCTGCCAACGATATGCTTCATAAGGGCGACTGGATCACCATGAGCAAATACGGAGCTGATGGAACCGTGCAGGATATTTCGCTTACCACTGTGAAAATCCAGAACTTCGACAAAACCATCGTCACCGTGCCCACATATTCGTTAGTCTCCGATTCGTTCCAGAACTGGCGCGGTATGGAAGATTCAGGCGTCAGGCGAATCAAGCGATCGGTTTATATTGACATTCAAAGCATCAAATTCTGCACTCCGGAAATGCTCGGGCGATTCAGAAAATTCCAGAACGTGGCCCACTATGTTGATGAAACTGAAAGGGAAATCCAGGAATATAACCGCCAGTTTGGAGTAGATCCTTCTGCACTGCTCAATGGCCGCAGGCAAACGAACATCGGCGTGTTCAGGGCATATCTTCTGGGCTATCTCAGGAACAATGATCAGATCGACACTGAGATGACCATGATGGTCCGCCAGCTCCAGCCCACCGATACCGGGCTTCCCATCGAAATCTATGCCTTCAGCCGGATCCAGGAATGGGTACCCTACGAGAATATTCAATCCGACATTTTTGATCATGTCCTGGCAGCCGTACCCCTGTTCGACCTGCAGGTATTCCAGAATCCGACGGGGAGCGATTTCAGGGCACTGAAATCGTAAATCCTAAATTCCAAGCACTAAATTCCAGGCAAATCCCAAATTCCAGGACCCAACAGTCAGTTTGGAATTTGGGCTTTGGGCTTTGGGATTTGCGAAACTTGATCAGCACAGTGAAATTACTGTTATCAAATAAAATAAATGTCGGAACCAACATTGTCTGACTTTTTTTTTATTTTTGATGTCCTATTCAAAGCAAAAACACTTTCCCATGAAAAACGAGATGAACAACATCATTCTGGTCCCGACGGATTTCTCGGAGATCTGCGATAACGCGATCAGCCAGGCCGCTGAAACTGCTAAAGTCCTGAAGTACAGGTTAGCCCTACTTCACGTGATCAATAAGGACACCATGGCCTATTTAAACAAAGTGAACCTGGGGATTGGTGCCATCACGGAAAAACTTGAAAAAAGAGCTACTGAAATCCGGTCGAAATACAAGCTTGAAGTGGAAATCAAGGCACTGGAAGGCAGCATCTTCACCACCATAAGCGAAGTGGCCGCCGATATCGGGGCTAACCTGATTTATCTCGGCACCCATGGAAAAGTCGGCATGCAAAAACTCACAGGAAGCTTTGCACTCAAGGTGATCGCCAGTTCACCGGTGCCCGTGATCGTCGTCCAGAAACGACCACCCAGGAAAGGATTTAAAAATATCGTCCTGCCGGTCACAAGCGATGCCGGGCCATGGGAAAAAACAAAATGGGCGGTGTTCATCGCACGGCAATTCGGAGCAACGATCCATATCTTCCAGACCAGCACCACCGATGAAAGTGTCATCGAGGCTGCCAAGCTGATGGATGGGTACTTCAAAAAGAACAAGGTCAGGCATACGTATATGATCCCCGGGAAAAGCTCAGGATTCTCGGGTGCTGTCATTGATTATGCCACTTCCATCGATGCGGATCTGATCATGATCATGACCAATCCCGATGCCAATTTCACAAAGTTCCTGCTGGGGACCTACGATGAAGAAATGATCTTCAACAGCTCCCAGATCCCGGTGATGTGCATTAATCCAAGGAAGTTCAGTTATCAGATCCTGGGACTCTGAGTCTGATCGGCAGCGGAGCGAAGCGACGTTCCGACGAAAGCCGGGATCAGCAGTCAGCAGCATGTCCCGAGGAGCATAGTGACGAAGGATCAGCAGCCAGCAGTACAACATATGACCACGAATGGCGCGAGGCACGCAGCGCCGAGCAAATGACCATGAATAACCATTTATAACGCGAGGCCCGAAGGGCCGAGCTAATGACCACCAATCACAGCGCAGCGTAATAACCGGTTTCCGAAGCCATCTTCTTCGCAGCAGTCCTCGATGGGATCGCCTTTCACCGTAACATCGATCCGGATCACTTCCCCATCGAAAAAAATAAAACAGTTGATCATTGAAAAATTCTGTCATATCAATCAGAAAAATCATGAGCACTAATCTCTTTGTCACCATATGTCTCCTTGCATTCTTCCTGATTTCTTTTCAAGAAGGAAAATCCCAGAACCCCGATGCCACGGAGATTGTCAAACGCGCCCAGGACAAGGTCAACGGATTATCCAGCAAAGGAACCATGACAATGACGATCGTCAGGCCCGGGTGGTCACGGGAAGTGACCATGAAAGCCTGGTCGCTGGGTACCGATTTCTCCCTGATCTACATCACCTCACCCGCCAAGGATGCCGGCCAGGTATTTTTGAAACGTTACAACGACATGTGGAACTGGATGCCTTCCATCAACCGCATGATCAAAATACCCCCTTCGATGATGGGACAATCCTGGATGGGGTCCGATTTCACCAACGATGACCTGGTGAAGATGAACTCCATGGTCGACGACTACCAGCATCACATCATCGGTAATGAAGTCATCAACGGGTATGCATGCCATATCATCGAATTGATTCCTAATCCGGAAGCAGCAGTCGTCTGGGGTAAAATCCTGGTCTGGATCTCCAAAACCGAATATTACGAGCTGAGAGCGGAATATTATGACGAGGACGGCATCCTGGCAAATTATATGACATCCGGCGAAATAAAGCTGATGGGCGATCGGATGCTTCCTTCAAAAATGGTCATGATCCCGATGGACGCTGAAAAAGAAGGGCACGAAACCCGTCTTGAAATGATGGATACACAGTTCAACATTAAGATCGGGGAGGAATTCTTCTCACAGCAGAATATGAAAACGGTTCGTTAAAATCAGTAAAATGGGATGAATCAGGAATTCAAAATAGCGTGGAGAAACCTCTGGAGGAACAGACGCCGCACCATCATCACCTCCGCATCTGTTTTCTTTGCCGTTTTCTTTGCAGTGATCATGCGATCGTATCAGCTCGGAGCCTATGATCACATGATCAACAATTTTATTGAATCGTTCACGGGTTATCTTCAGGTACAACATGAAAAATACCAGGATAATCCCTTAATTGATTACTCCTTCGATCAGAATGATGCGACAGTGGCTGAAATCCTGAAGGTTAAAAATGTCGTTTCCGTTGCGCCCCACCTCGAATCCTTTACGCTGGCCTCCAGCGGAACCCAGACAAAAGGAGTGGCTGTCATAGCGATTGATCCTGTAAAGGAAAAAAACTTTTCAGATCCTGAAGGCAAACTGGTAAAATACAGGATCACTGATAATGCAGTGCAACAACTAAAGGATGGAAGTGCGCTGCCGGATGATGTTCTTGAAAAGGTGAAAAAAAACCTTGGCAGGGCTTATTCGTCCCCGCTCAGGCTTGAGCGTGAACTGGCTCTTTCCGCTGAAGACAATGAACTTCATATGCCCAAGATACTTCAATGCGCTGAAATATCCAACGGATATCTGGCAGGCGATGACGAAGGGATTCTTGTGTCCGACCGGCTGGCGGGCTATCTGAAAGTCGCCGCGGGAGATTCGGTGATTCTGATGGGCCAGGGCTATCACGGAGCCTCAGCAAACGGGATATTCCCGGTAAGGGGAATCATCAAAATGCCTTCTCCCGAAATAGACAATAAATTGATCATTATGACGATACCTGCAGCTCAAACATTCTTTGATGCAGATGGTAAAATAACCTCACTTGTCGTTAACCTTACCGATAAATCAAGCCGGACGATCCGAGCAGCAAAATCAGGGATAAACGCACTCCTGCACGATAAAAACACAACAGCCAAAACCTGGTACGAGCTTAATCCAATCATGTACCAGCAAATCAAGGGTGACAGTCAGTCAGGGATCGCCATGCTGGGAGTTCTTTACTTTATCATCTTCTTCGGTATATTCGGCACGGTCCTGATGATGGTTTCCGAGAGAAAAAGGGAATTCGGCGTACTTGTGGCCATCGGGATGCAGAAAACGAAACTGAAAAGGGTTTTCACCATTGAAATGATCCTGCTTGGCACCATTGGTCTGGTCGGCGGATTACTGGCCAGTGTACCGCTGATCACGTATTTCTGTTATCATCCCATTGTTCTGAAAGGGGAACTGGCCAGCATGATGGAGGATTGGGGATGGGAAGCCATTATGCCCACCGCGCCGATTGGTTCCTATTTCTACTGGCAGGCTGTGGTTGTGCTGTTCATGGTGGCACTGGCAACGATCTACCCTTTGCGACAAATTGGGAGGCTGAAGGAAACAGAGGCGCTCAAAGGTTAAAAATATAATGCTATGATCTGGTCGGTCGCATGGAAGAACATATGGCGCAATAAAAAAAGAAGCCTGGTGGTGATCTTTGCCGTAACCCTTGGCATCATTGCCGGAGTGCTGCTTGTGGGGATCATGGAAGGCTGGTTCAGGGAGCGCCTTGACAGTGCAATATATAATGAAGTATCCCATATCCAGATCCATAACAAGGAATACGTCAAAAACGAGGAGATCAATCTTACCGTAAGAAATCCTGACGAGACCGCCCAAAGCATCGATTCCCTGCCAGGACTTTCCGCCTGGGTTAAAAGGACCAAAATAATTGCAATGGCCAATACACCCTGGGCAAATACGGGCGTGCTGATCTATGGAATTGATCCGGAAAAAGAAAAGAGCATCACCAACATCTACAAGAAAATCGTAACGGATGGCGGAAGATACCTGACTGCTCAAAATCCCGGCGACATCCTGATCAGTGATAAAACGGCCGAAATCCTGAAACTGAAGCAATACCTGATCAGTGACAGCATCATCCGGGAGCTGGCGGTAAAAAAAGTTCCGGCCACGGTCCTTGCAAAGCTTGAAACCCTCAAGGATAAGCGGTTCAGGTCGCCCAAGGACTTCCGTGAAGTCCTGAAGAAAGAATTCAGCAAGAAGGAGCTGGACAGGTACGGGCCGCTGATCACTGAAAAGGCGCTGGATTACAGGATCAGGAATAAAATCCAGATTTCAATATCGGATAGGGAAGGTAATCCGATCCAGGGTATTTTCAGGGTTTGCGGTATCTATAAAACAACGAATACAGGGTTTGACCAAACCGCAGTTTTTGTCAATGCAGGTGAACTGGCAAAGCTTTATGGGGGTGATGATCTTCTTACCCACGAAATTGCAGTTTTACTCGACAACATGGATCAGGCGGAGGTCATGAAGGAAAAACTGAGTCACATTTCCGGCGAAAATACCGTCAGAACCTGGAAAGAGCTGGCTCCGGATGCGGCCATGATGAATGATTTCATGATCATTTACTATTTCATTTTCCTTGGCATCATCATGCTGGCAC encodes:
- a CDS encoding diacylglycerol kinase family protein, with protein sequence MEFNRQQANRSVKKKVHFIINPVSGTGRHDDLVTAIDQNMDADRYDCTVSVSDSPRHAIQLAVQAIEADADAIVTAGGDGSINEIAQTIVGKKIALGIIPSGSGNGLAHHLRIPFRINKAFEVINAFRVKTIDTLQVNGKTCVSIAGVGFDTVVAQKFQLDAHRGFQAYFRIILSEYPLYKPRKYTLWIDGVKHREKALFISFANSSQFGYNAYIAPRAEVDDGWMEVCVVRKVPMAKVALVVNLLFLKQIDRSRYVQIIRGKHAILKGNNEGLVNVDGEIEPLGDELEIVVNPLSLDVIVP
- a CDS encoding mechanosensitive ion channel → MNESSALLADKFDVIVKEWLLGKGLTEYNANLLKEVIEVLVILLFATIAFFIIKKILIVIFHRITKKTPTKWDDILFRKKFFNRLSYLIPAYIVLQLIPLALTEYSRLSLVLIRGVEIYMLVVTSLIFNSFLNSADRIYQDYEMAKSRPIKGYLQVAKMVIYIIIGILIFSILIGKSPIALLAGMGAISAVLMLIFKDPILGFVGGIQLAANDMLHKGDWITMSKYGADGTVQDISLTTVKIQNFDKTIVTVPTYSLVSDSFQNWRGMEDSGVRRIKRSVYIDIQSIKFCTPEMLGRFRKFQNVAHYVDETEREIQEYNRQFGVDPSALLNGRRQTNIGVFRAYLLGYLRNNDQIDTEMTMMVRQLQPTDTGLPIEIYAFSRIQEWVPYENIQSDIFDHVLAAVPLFDLQVFQNPTGSDFRALKS
- a CDS encoding aldolase/citrate lyase family protein, with the protein product MNNTIAQVGNKGERVRSDCFVTLELTETGGLVIQSLSKVKALYGKAISDLAGEMLTYYGITDAQLTIEDSGALPFVLAARIEAAVRLLIPSDKEYLMELIPENRYQTQRDRQRISRLYLPGNTPSLMINAGIHHPDGIILDLEDAVAHDRKYEARFVVRNALLQLNFYGAERMVRINQVPKGLDDLEFLVPHNVNLILVPKCESATQIQQVNERIRLIGDRLGIKTQIWLMPIIESALGVVKAYEIATAAENVVAMAIGLEDYTADLGTRRTVEGTESFFARCQLVTACRAAGLQAIDSVFSDVDDTEGLRQTVLRSKALGYDGMGCIHPRQIRVIHENYAPGIEEIEKAKRIVTAFDEAEAKGLGVVSLGSKMIDPPVVKRALKTIATAVSMGKLSQNWRKAE
- a CDS encoding FtsX-like permease family protein: MNQEFKIAWRNLWRNRRRTIITSASVFFAVFFAVIMRSYQLGAYDHMINNFIESFTGYLQVQHEKYQDNPLIDYSFDQNDATVAEILKVKNVVSVAPHLESFTLASSGTQTKGVAVIAIDPVKEKNFSDPEGKLVKYRITDNAVQQLKDGSALPDDVLEKVKKNLGRAYSSPLRLERELALSAEDNELHMPKILQCAEISNGYLAGDDEGILVSDRLAGYLKVAAGDSVILMGQGYHGASANGIFPVRGIIKMPSPEIDNKLIIMTIPAAQTFFDADGKITSLVVNLTDKSSRTIRAAKSGINALLHDKNTTAKTWYELNPIMYQQIKGDSQSGIAMLGVLYFIIFFGIFGTVLMMVSERKREFGVLVAIGMQKTKLKRVFTIEMILLGTIGLVGGLLASVPLITYFCYHPIVLKGELASMMEDWGWEAIMPTAPIGSYFYWQAVVVLFMVALATIYPLRQIGRLKETEALKG
- a CDS encoding outer membrane lipoprotein-sorting protein, with the protein product MSTNLFVTICLLAFFLISFQEGKSQNPDATEIVKRAQDKVNGLSSKGTMTMTIVRPGWSREVTMKAWSLGTDFSLIYITSPAKDAGQVFLKRYNDMWNWMPSINRMIKIPPSMMGQSWMGSDFTNDDLVKMNSMVDDYQHHIIGNEVINGYACHIIELIPNPEAAVVWGKILVWISKTEYYELRAEYYDEDGILANYMTSGEIKLMGDRMLPSKMVMIPMDAEKEGHETRLEMMDTQFNIKIGEEFFSQQNMKTVR
- a CDS encoding universal stress protein, giving the protein MKNEMNNIILVPTDFSEICDNAISQAAETAKVLKYRLALLHVINKDTMAYLNKVNLGIGAITEKLEKRATEIRSKYKLEVEIKALEGSIFTTISEVAADIGANLIYLGTHGKVGMQKLTGSFALKVIASSPVPVIVVQKRPPRKGFKNIVLPVTSDAGPWEKTKWAVFIARQFGATIHIFQTSTTDESVIEAAKLMDGYFKKNKVRHTYMIPGKSSGFSGAVIDYATSIDADLIMIMTNPDANFTKFLLGTYDEEMIFNSSQIPVMCINPRKFSYQILGL